The proteins below are encoded in one region of Bosea sp. BIWAKO-01:
- the ccmD gene encoding heme exporter protein CcmD: protein MSAFGPHAGYILSAYGSVVMILGGLILMTWRDHRAQRQALDALEQRGAGRRSGKALS from the coding sequence ATGAGCGCGTTTGGACCGCATGCCGGCTACATCCTGTCCGCCTATGGGTCGGTCGTGATGATTCTCGGCGGACTGATTCTGATGACCTGGCGCGATCACCGCGCGCAAAGGCAGGCTCTCGACGCGCTGGAACAGCGCGGCGCCGGCCGCCGTTCCGGGAAGGCATTGTCGTGA
- the purS gene encoding phosphoribosylformylglycinamidine synthase subunit PurS, whose translation MKARVTVTLKNGVLDPQGKAIEGALKSLGIDGVGSVRQGKVFDIELTASDKAAAESALKDACEKLLANTVIENYRVEIGA comes from the coding sequence ATGAAAGCCCGCGTCACCGTCACCCTCAAGAACGGCGTGCTCGATCCGCAGGGCAAGGCGATCGAAGGCGCTCTGAAATCACTCGGAATCGACGGTGTCGGCTCGGTGCGTCAGGGCAAGGTCTTCGACATCGAGCTCACCGCCAGCGACAAGGCCGCAGCCGAGAGCGCTCTCAAGGATGCCTGCGAGAAGCTGCTCGCCAACACCGTGATCGAGAACTATCGCGTCGAAATCGGAGCGTAA
- a CDS encoding heme ABC transporter permease, with protein MASLIELANPTRFMRLSSRLLPWLGGAAALLLAVGFYLAFFVAPADYQQGETIRIMFVHVPAAWLALMFYSMMAVSALGTLVWRHPLADVAQKAAAPIGACFALICLITGALWGKPMWGTYWVWDARLTSVLVLFLIYLGIMALWRTLDDPSRAGRAVAILTLVGFVNVPIIKFSVDWWNTLHQPASVFRAGGPTIHPAMLWPLLILAAGFTLLALALHLVAMRAEIMRRRVRTLTIFEAERLDRLAAEVAI; from the coding sequence ATGGCTAGCCTGATCGAACTGGCGAATCCGACGCGTTTCATGCGCCTGTCGAGCCGGCTGCTGCCCTGGCTTGGGGGGGCGGCCGCGTTGCTGCTTGCCGTCGGCTTCTATCTCGCCTTTTTCGTCGCACCGGCGGACTACCAGCAGGGCGAGACCATCCGCATCATGTTCGTGCATGTGCCGGCAGCCTGGCTCGCGCTGATGTTCTACTCGATGATGGCGGTCTCGGCACTGGGCACCCTGGTCTGGCGCCATCCGCTTGCGGATGTCGCGCAGAAGGCGGCGGCGCCGATCGGCGCCTGCTTCGCGCTGATCTGCCTGATCACGGGGGCTCTCTGGGGCAAGCCGATGTGGGGCACCTATTGGGTCTGGGATGCCAGGCTCACCTCGGTGCTCGTGCTCTTCCTGATCTATCTCGGCATCATGGCGCTGTGGCGCACGCTCGACGATCCCTCGCGCGCCGGGCGCGCGGTGGCGATCCTGACACTGGTCGGCTTCGTCAACGTGCCGATCATCAAGTTCTCGGTCGACTGGTGGAATACGCTGCACCAGCCGGCATCGGTCTTCCGCGCCGGCGGTCCGACCATTCATCCAGCCATGCTCTGGCCGCTCCTGATCCTGGCGGCCGGGTTCACTCTGCTGGCGCTGGCGCTGCATCTCGTCGCGATGCGGGCCGAGATCATGCGCCGCCGGGTCCGCACGCTGACGATCTTCGAGGCCGAGAGGCTGGACCGGCTGGCGGCAGAGGTCGCGATATGA
- a CDS encoding DsbE family thiol:disulfide interchange protein translates to MSEVESAPGRRSPLVFLIPLILFAGLSLVFLVGLFSGDASKVPSALIGKPAPTIALTALEGLQRDGQPVPAFTMADLAKGRATIVNVFASWCAPCRVEHPHLVAMAEAPVVKQGKVAVVGLNYKDEAENARRFLGALGNPYSAVGVDRAGRGAIEWGVYGVPETFLIGPDGRIVDKHVGALDVNSAQKLLAKAASLAK, encoded by the coding sequence GTGAGCGAGGTCGAGAGTGCGCCAGGCCGGCGCTCGCCGCTGGTTTTCCTGATTCCCCTGATCCTGTTTGCCGGGCTGTCCCTGGTCTTCCTGGTCGGGCTGTTCAGCGGGGATGCCAGCAAGGTTCCGTCGGCGCTGATCGGCAAGCCGGCTCCGACGATCGCGCTGACCGCGCTCGAAGGGTTGCAGCGCGACGGACAGCCGGTCCCGGCCTTCACCATGGCCGATCTGGCCAAGGGGCGGGCCACCATCGTCAATGTCTTCGCGAGCTGGTGCGCGCCCTGCCGCGTCGAGCACCCGCATCTTGTCGCGATGGCTGAGGCGCCCGTGGTCAAGCAGGGCAAGGTCGCCGTGGTCGGGCTGAACTACAAGGATGAGGCCGAGAATGCCCGCCGCTTCCTGGGAGCGCTCGGCAATCCCTATTCCGCCGTGGGCGTCGATCGCGCCGGCCGTGGCGCCATCGAATGGGGCGTCTATGGCGTACCGGAAACCTTCTTGATCGGCCCCGACGGGCGGATCGTCGACAAGCATGTCGGCGCGCTCGATGTGAACAGCGCGCAGAAGCTGCTGGCGAAGGCGGCCTCGCTGGCGAAGTAA
- the purQ gene encoding phosphoribosylformylglycinamidine synthase subunit PurQ: MKAAVVTFPGSNREGDVATALRQAGATVTHVWHADMELPAGTDLVVLPGGFSYGDYLRCGAIAGRAHIMDATRAHAARGGYVLGICNGFQIACEAGLLPGVLARNANLKFVCKRQHLTVERTDTAFTRAYAKGQVIDVCIAHGEGNYIADPETLARLEGEGLVAFRYADADGQVTTEANPNGSLNGIAGIYSPGFNVLGLMPHPENLIDSLTGGTDGRGMFESLISGKKAA; this comes from the coding sequence ATGAAAGCCGCCGTCGTCACTTTCCCCGGATCCAATCGCGAGGGTGATGTCGCCACTGCCCTGCGGCAGGCCGGCGCCACCGTCACCCATGTCTGGCATGCTGACATGGAGCTTCCGGCCGGCACGGATCTCGTCGTGCTGCCGGGCGGCTTCTCCTATGGCGACTATCTGCGCTGCGGCGCCATCGCCGGCCGGGCCCATATCATGGATGCAACGCGAGCCCATGCGGCGCGCGGCGGCTATGTGCTTGGCATCTGCAACGGCTTTCAGATCGCCTGCGAAGCGGGGTTGCTCCCGGGTGTCCTTGCCCGCAACGCCAATCTGAAATTCGTCTGCAAGCGCCAGCATCTCACCGTCGAACGCACCGATACCGCCTTCACCCGTGCCTATGCCAAGGGCCAGGTGATCGATGTCTGCATCGCGCATGGTGAAGGCAACTATATCGCTGATCCCGAGACGCTGGCCCGCCTCGAAGGCGAAGGCCTGGTTGCCTTCCGCTACGCCGACGCCGATGGTCAGGTCACCACCGAAGCCAACCCCAATGGCTCGCTGAACGGCATTGCCGGCATCTACTCGCCGGGTTTCAATGTGCTCGGTCTGATGCCGCATCCGGAAAACCTGATCGATTCGCTCACGGGCGGCACCGATGGACGCGGCATGTTCGAGAGCCTGATCAGCGGCAAGAAGGCAGCCTGA